Within the Medicago truncatula cultivar Jemalong A17 chromosome 4, MtrunA17r5.0-ANR, whole genome shotgun sequence genome, the region AGTAAAAGATGTTATTGATTCAATGCACAAAGATTCTGGAGCAGATCAATCCAAGAAAGATGAGTTTTTGCTTAGGGTTGATGGTGGTGCAACTGTTAACAACCTGTTAATGCAGACTCAGGTTTGGACTAACTTTGCGTTTTGTTCTATGAAACTCTTTTGAACGGCGATATTTTGCCTTTCTTTATTTaagcaaataattaaattttatgcttatattatattgttaatatatattaagGGAATACCAACTTTTGGTGTAACAAgtttttcttccaatttcacCCGCTATTAAGACTATTTTGTTTACAATTTTTCCCTTCCTTACCCAatcaaagagaaaaagaaaaataagtgaCTGAAAAAAGCAGACTGACCGACATGTTAGTACTTGTCTGCACGTTAAGAAAATGTTTAGTACTTGTCTGCACATTAAGAAAATGTTAGTACTTGTCTGCACGTTAAGAAAATGTTTATCTTGATAGGTTGATACATAAACTTAGTCACTTTATCACATATATGATAGAATTTTGGTTGATAATGTTGGGCAGGCGGATTTGTTGGCAACTTCAGTAATTAGACCAGCTGACATTGAAACAACAGCACTTGGAGCAGCCTATGCAGCTGGATTAGCTGTTGGGATTTGGAAAGAAGATTTCGTTTTCGATTCGAAGGACTTGCTGAAGAATGCTAGTGTTTTCCGTCCTCTAATGGTTGAAGAAATTAGGAAAAAGAAAGTAGATTCTTGGGGCAAAGCTGTTAGTAGATCTTTTGACTTAGCAGATCTTTCTCTTTGAGATATAGTCTTgtgcaattgttattttatatttttaatgtcatCTACGTCTTGGTACACATTTTTAGCTTTTGGTTCATTTAATGAAAGGAATAAATATATGTCAATCATTTAACAAGATTgacattttgttttcattttgctCCTTCATTCCTTTGTATATGAAGAACAGAAGAATTATATTAAAGAAATCTTTTTCACGTGTATGTGTAGTGTAACACCGCGATCTGTGATGCTTcctaacattatttatttatttattaaatatctCTAGTAGAATGCAGCTTTCAGAAGCCAATGAAAACATGTAGGCACATTAAATTTATCAATGAAATGAAACCATAAGGCCTAGTGTTGGTCTTCGTTCTCTATGCCCTAGTGCTGTTCTTTGTTTTCTCTTAGCTCTGCAACTCAGGTATTGTGGGTCGTCGATTTCTTGCTATGAGTTTTgctcttttttcttctatttttgatttgTTGGCTGATATTAACCCTATGTTCGGTTTGCGTTCTTATGGTATGATTTTCGCTTGTTCATATTGTTGTCTGTGATTTTTGCTTGTTAATGTTACTTGTTCCTGTTCATGTGTGACCTTGttagatgtattttttttctctaatatgTGTTCTTGATTTTGCATGCTTGTTCCTCTGGCTTTCTTTGATCAGGAATAAACACACAAGTATTAAGATAATTGTACTAGTCATTTAGTTTGGGAAAGTTGATTATGAAATTGAAGAAGTTAAATGTGGTTGGGGTTGCTGCTAATATGTATTGGAGGAAGAAGGGTTGTGTGGATTAGTGGGGTAATATGGATTCTGTGACAAGGAAGGTGTTTGGTATGCTGTAAATCTTCGAGGTCAATGATAAATGATTGGCAATTTTCCATGTTGGCAAAATGAAAATCAATAGAAGATGTTTAGAGTTGCATTGATGGGATGGTAAGAGAAATTACATGCTGAAGATTTTTTGTACACTGTCATGGTGGTGGTTACTCTATGGCAGTGGGAAACGGgcgcggttatggtgcataaggaaatccttatgcaccctgcataaattcaaaaatggtttatgtgagttgtacttcaaaaccattagatgtacttaatggtttccagcaccttgcataaggatttccagcaccctgcataaaattatgccaaaatcattttgctgtggaaatggtttctgtgagttttactccaaaaccatttctggatttatgcagggtgcataagaatttccttatgcaccataaccgcacctGTGGGAAACGACTCAAAGCTAAATAAAATGAGTTAGTTAAATTATGTAACTATTACACTAATACGATTGAGACAGGAGAGTTGTACCTGCAAACACGCTCCGACGCCCAAGTCAGAAGGGAAATGAGAGGTTGAGAGGCTTCGAGGGAAATAATAAACTTACTTTGAACTGTATTGGAGTCTCTTTATATAGGCATAAAGGAGAATGTTTAGGCTTGGTTCCTTGTTGAGCCTTACCATGTAATCGAGTCTTTTTTAAGTGGATATAACCTTTTAGCCGGTCCGAAAACAGTTatgaattgaaaaaacaaatgaatctACTTCAAGAATGGAAACTTGAACTTTAATATCTAGCTTCGTAAAATCATGGTGTAAGTGACATTAGGTTACGAGAGTTGCATTTGGCCAAAAAGGCAGACATGTGTGAGATTGATTTTGACATGAATGGTCTCGACTATAATTATATTTTCCTCAAAAGTATTACATTacttaaagaaaaatgtttcaCAGGTATATGCAGTATATTTCAATCAAATACGTAAAACATTAGTTTATTACGAAGTTTTTCCAATCTTTAGCAATGTCACTAATGGAAAGCATTCTTAAAACACCTTGAGAAGCAATAAAATATACACATATCAACATAATAGAACCAAGCCATGCACCAATGAGAATTAACCCAAAGAATAATTATTGCCAACCCAATGACAAGTGTGACATAAGATGCAGCAAAACCCCAATAGAAGGACTCCATATCCATTGCAGTCTGATTTTGCATTGTCTCCAATGTTGAGAAAATGGTATCATTGCAGCTTATATTGAGAACAGATCCACAAAGATCTGAATTACCTCTATAGTTATTCTCATCAAAATTTGCAAACTGCATTGTGGTTGGAATTTTCCCAGACAATTTGTTGTATGAGACATTGAATATGGCTAAAGAGTATAAATCATTTAGGTTTTGAGGTATTTTACCACTCAAATTATTGTTGGAAAGGTCTAAACTTTCAATGTTTATCAAATTGGAAAAGCTTTCTGGTATTGATCCTGATAACCGATTGTGCGAGAGATTCAAGGCAATGATTTCTCGTAGTTCTCCGATCTCTGCTGGAATGCTACCACTCAAATTATTACTTGATAAATCCAATCCAGTCATTAAGTCCAGGTTACTTCCCTTGTAAGAAATACCTAAGGGAAATCAGGTTGCAAAGCTCATTTGGAATATCACCTTGTAACTGATTCTTTGACAATGAATGAAcacttagagtgtgtttggatgggggaatattttgagggaatgtattgttttgagggaattcaaatactttggggtgaattccattgtttggataataatttgaagcattttcaaaatgatggaaatttatgaagtattttgttcaagttaaatttagagaatttcaaatgacacctaaaaactaagaatttcaaatttcttcattgttgttatttttcatattttgcattttggtcctcaaattttccaaaattttccaaaaaattgcaaattggtccctcaaatttttcaaagattataatttgacccctcaattttttgaaatttacattttgacctataatttcaatttttaaatttggcccaaaaaaattaaaatttataaaagttgcccaaaaatgatgacaatgaatttttttattacttcatccaaacaaaagaattgagaaatgaaagtaatttaattgaatcatttaaattgcctagaattctaaattctttaaaatttctcaattaccccatccaaacacactcttagttCTGTGAAGATTCCGATCCATCTTGGAATACAATGAAGATTTATTTGACACTCCATCTTCAATTTCTCCACTAAAGGAGTTATTGTTCAAATACAGCCATCTCAATCTTGTCCATGGAAACTGTTATGAGATATCCTCATTAGTATCAATGAGGTCAAATTGGAGATGAAATGACCAGTAAGTTCTCCAGAGAAGTTGTTATTTGACAAGTCAAGAGTCCTTATTTTTTGCATTTCACCAATGGATGATGGAAGGTTTACATAAGATAGAGTTGAAAATACCTCACCTATATGCTCTTGGAGCTGACCAccaattttgttgtttgaaattTGCAAGTCCAATAATCCATGTTTGAAAGTTGGAAGCTGAAGAGTTCCTGTGAATGAGTTGTTCATCAAATACAAGTTCCAGCATATTCTTCATTCCACATAGTCCTGTGGTACTCTAAGGTTTGGAATTGTAACCCTTCCAAGCAAGAGATCCGTGACACTTGACACGCTCCCAAAAACAGCAATCAGCTTCACTATTATAATCCCATGCATGATGTAAGACTATTGTATTGACTAGTGTAGTTTGTAATCAAGAAGGTCTTGAGATCTAACAAACCCAACTTTTCTTTCTCTAAACACCCTTCTAATTCCTTCGcatgaaacaaaacaacaagAATCCATAATCACAAGTGATATTTGATAATAAACTTCTCCTGTATTCTCTTATGCTTCCTTTGTGACAAATAATGGATCATATGTATATATAAGACTAATTGGTGATAGAAATTAGATTATGGTACCATTATTCATGCATTATTTTTAACTCTATTAGAGTCAAAGTCGAAATTTCTATGCGATTTCACCTAGTCAATTGTATAATACTTTTTTAGCAGCATCTAGGgagttgatttttattttataatgtacAAGTCAATGGAAGTTTGGAAGTTTCATTTGTTTTGATTGgtagttttgtttgttttgattggAAGTTTCATCTGTTTTGATTGTTGTAGTGTCACTACTAGTGTGTTTGTTATGTACTTTATGTTTGGTATGAGAGTAATAAAATTGTGGATAAATTATACCGAAagttctttaattatttaattgtaataaattgGTAACTTTAActaaatgaaagaaattataTGTCTTATTTAAATACAAGAAGAGAACAATTAGACTCTTTCTTAAacataggaaaaaaataatactaatattatgagaaactattttttttctctttaattttctcTCACTCTCAAAATTTCTCTTTGTTGTTGTGTTACTTTGATTTTGGGGTGTTACAAATGCAACAAAGAATCTATCTTTCCAGTTATGAATCCTACATTTCTTTGcaattagtttttaaggttattTTGGTCATTACAACAAAGTCATTCCCTCTATTCTCTCTTTTAGATTATTTTCACTAAATGTATGCGCATGCAGTCATATGCGACTGTAGAGGATCATGGTTCTTATTTATAGGAGTGAAAAGTCTCTGGAATTTGCTTTGACGGCTCTGAGTTGCTTAACATATCGATCGGAAGATAGTTTTCTATTTGCAAACCTAATCCACCTATTCACAATGTACTTATTCgatatttcatttaaatttccCCCTTTTACAACACAAAATATGTGTCTATAAGATATTCCTTCAGCTTGAAACATTTTGCATGAGTATAATGTTTTTTAATAAGTGGACTATTTTTGAAGGCctaatatttgatttattatatgCATGTAATAAGGTCTTCTTAATTGGATTCAATCTTCTTGCCGATCTTAGAAACAACCTCTTCATGGGTGAAGCAAGGGCATGTGTATGACTTTCATGAAATCGAGCTATCTCATACCTACCTCTTTTCACCCCGTTTGAAAGCCCATTTGAAAATGGCATTTGCATTGCATCCTCTCTTGTAACACTCCGTTTAGATTTAACGGTAAGTTCACTTTGctctttatcttttcttttatttggtaAATAACCTTCTTTCAAGTAAACAGAATATTTTCAATGTTTCACACAgtttttatctttagttttCAATGATGAATCATCTATATGATCTCTCAATGGTTTAATTATCAAACCGTAGGCAATCCAAATACCAACactatcttctttttcttttgacgTGAAATATATTTCATTAAGCAACCATATCGACAGCaacataagaaataatacaACGAGGACAATTCTCAATTCAAATTGTGTCTGTCGAagataaaacaaacttaactagATGGTGAATATAATCATTAGAAGTTTGTTTCACATGATCAACTAAATAATTAGAAAATGAAGATCTAACATTGCAACAGTCATCTGCAAGTAAGCCGATATAAGAGTAATCAACAACATAGTTATTCAATGCTTGATCCGCACTTATAGCATCCACAATAGGAGAGTCTAAAACATTTTAGACCtggtacctaataggtaccccATTGTGGGGAAAAATTGAGGGTCTTAAAAGATGCAAAGTTTAAATTAAGACATCATTCTTAAACTGGCCCACATcacctttttattaaaataataattaaaaaatgtattaaaatagatagtgtattaaataaataatattgctAGGACCCAATTAAATCTTTTGTTAGAGGGTCTCCATTAGAGTGATTGAGTacctattattattaaaaaattataaaaaatgatgtgTCAATGTGGGACCTCTTTAAGACCTCAAAGATGAGAGTCTTCATTGTAGATGCTCTTAACAAGTCACCTTCCATCACAACTGAGTTAGGTAATGTTGAAATCAGTCAAGTTGGCAGCCAAGAAAAATATCTTATTTCTTGACAAAAATTACctttatattttatcataataCCAAAACTACATTATTTGCATCTTCTTATCCATCGGTGTTAAATTTAATATTccactttttttaaggattttcatttgttgatgtacaccaaaataaaaatgaaaacacatATTTTATGTTGTgtacttctctcaaaaaaaaaaaaaaaaagttgtgtaCTAGGACAGTCTACACTTGTCCccgaagcaaaaaaaaaaatgaaaaatcatatataatatatgatatttttttttgagagaagtatataatatatgataGAAAATGATAAGATTAATTTAgtgttgaattaattaattacttatAAATGTTGAAGATAATcaattatatccaaaaaaaaaatctttaaaagtaACCTTTTATATACTTATCCATAATTTAAATTACTTATACAATGATATAATGTTTAATTACATCATGTAATTTATATGGATAGTTTGGAAAATTTGCTTgagtcaataaaataaaaattgttttgataatcacgtgtacaaaagttaaattgatttttataattCACGTGTACACACCttaaatgactttttttattgaacGGTTGGAGTAGTATACAGAACTGATTCATAAAATTGGCTAGTggttcttcttaaaaaaaatatggcttAGTGGTTATCAATTGACTAGTGCATACTTAGTATAATGATTAGCTACACTAATTAATCACGTGCTATGGTAAACTAATGTGTTAAGactaaaatattcatattaCTTAAAATAGTTGAAAGTACAGTAGAGTTTTTAATTAGgtgatatatttttaattaaacgaTGATATCATTCACTAAAGTAATAAATCTAGTTagtattttaaaatgacaaataatttagaaaaaacataaatatttcaaatgtaATACTTATAGTGAGACTTGgggatataatttttttgttaagagcAGTCGTAGTTCTTgcattttaaatatgaagaagtgGGAAgtctggggtttgaaccccgacttCTACATGTAATTGTCCCTACAACTATCAACTGAGTTGTGCTTACAAGATGAGATATAATTCAATCAAGTAGTTTGTTTGGCACgaaaatgaaattattaaattgaaaaattaggGTCTATTTGTTAGTTAACACACCAATACACATTAATATTTTCCTAGCTAGTTACACTCAAGTCTTCTTTGGCAATCATAGTGTCCTCCACAAACAACCCTTATGATTGAATGTTCCTTTGGCTTCATTCACACACAGAATGGATAATGGAATTGAAAACGATGGCTTTCTTTCTATAAGTGCTTCTTTTGACTACAAGAAAGAAGGGTGCTAttaatttttgtcaattttcCATAAATACTTACAATATGCTAGCTTATCTATTTTATATATCAAATACATAACTCACTTATTTTAGTTAACAATGGTGGTTAAAGTTTCTCTAAGTGGGCCAAGAAAATTCCAATTGGGCCAAGAAAAATCGAATAACCAGATCTTAAGCATGTGAAATGTACACGTGGTCGGTGTTTAATTAAATATCATAGTATGTATATAATATACATAATATAGCCATTTATATAGGTAGGATGATTCACATGCAATTTTGAGACATATTATTCCCCtttattctttgttttgtttgcttaaattatgttgttaaatttagTGAAACATGAAGCATATATTCTTGGCACCTTATCTTTTCCTGAAAAGATGAAGTGTTTGAAGTTAAATAGTGAAGTCTAAAGTCTAAGTGTGATTGTATATGTGAAGCTTTTAGTGTGGATAAGAAATAATGTTCTCTCATGATGTACTGCAATTGGGAATTGTGGTATCTTAGAAAGGTGTCTACTTAACAAAAATGGTATGAAATGATTGGTGGATAACTAAGTTCTTAAAATATATGGTATAATTTGTTAGGTTGTGACATGGTTTCCAGAGTTTTTCTAGCGGATGTAGTTAAGAGGTGTGTTTTGTTGGTTGTATGGCGGTGCAAATATAAAATGTGAGAGACTCGTGTAGTGTCTCGGTCTTTTGGTAGTCCCTCTTCACGAATTTGTTGTGTTTCCGATGATCTTCAGACTCTCCAACAAGTGGTATCAAAGTCTTGATTCAACTTCGTAAAGAATGGATTATTTTGTTGGTTGTATGGCGGTGCAAATATAAAATGTGAGAGACTCGTGTAGTGTCTCGGTCTTTTGGTAGTCCCTGTTCACGAATTTGTTGTGTTTCCGATGATCTTCAGACTCTCCAACAAGTGGTATCAAAGTCTTGATTCAACTTAGTAAATGATGGATTAAATATAAGACGTGGAAGACTCACACTTGCAAGGGATATACAAGTATGAGAACATGTTTGTCGAGCTCAAATATGAGTAATTAGTCACAGCATATGTACTAAATGTTGGATGTATAAGAGAGACGAACCATATACCAAACACCTAAAGATTTTAAGTGAAATTTAATTCACCATTAATGGTCATATATAATTAGTCTCTATTTACTCTAGGGTTCTCCAAACTCCCCAACATAATTTGTGACATCTATCTATACATAAAGGTGTGTGATAGGATATGTAGAACCCATTCATTTTGTGGaaatattttctatatatattctCTAAAAGTTGGGTTGATTAAACTAGTTAAcaaggagagaaaaaaaaaactcttaaataAGTCATTGGGATAGAGAGAAGATTAAATGCTAGTTAGAGATAATTGATttcaagaaacaacaaaaataatttgttgtaAATCTGAATTCAACCATACCAATAACAATGATATGTGGAGCAAGTATCAAATGAAACCGATAATCAAATAGTCCAAGCAACACCAAGATTTGGCTATCTAGTTTAGCCTAAAAATTAACCTACGTGTTGGAAAGAGAGAAGCTCTTTGATGCATTATTCACGAGTCTTTACAAGAGATAATTCACGAGCCTTTACAAGAgatacaaataatttaaaacaacttagctTCAAGAGCTTTCCAAGAGCAATCCCTAATTGCTAACCCTTTTCCCAACTCTCAACTAAAAAGAAAATCGTAAGAGAGATCGAGAAAACTTTTACCCTATATAATGAATCTAACTAATCAAGATGTTTTAATGTGTTCCCAATCCAAGAATCTCACCCAAAATCACTCAACTTTTAACCCATAAAAATGTCCTCTTTTGGTCTTATAAGATATATCCAAGTTACACTATCTCTCTACTTGAAAACCATGCACAATGACTTAAATATGAGCTTCAAAATTTGTATAGGTCTCTTGCACTATGCACCACCCTCATTGTGGTCAAAGAGCCATTGCCAAAGGCGTCTCGCATTTAAGGCATTGAGGGTAGGCTTGAAAATTGCTTTAGAAATATGTCCTACTAGGTGCCTTGTAATTCGAACATGGGACATCCAATGTCCAACTTGTGAACATGCacaaatgaaatttgaaatcACTCACAACAATTATCTACCTTGCCCTTAAATTGATGGTGATGCCGATTTAAACACTAACAATCTTGCTGCTTTCTCCATCCTGAGTATTGTTAACCCCACCTCTCAAAGATTATCAACGAGTGTTATTACCTCCACCTCAACAAGTTGATCAATGAGTGTTATTACCTCCAACTCTCCAAGATGATCATGAGTGTTTGATGTATCTCAAAACAATCACCTTCTATATGAAGGTCCACATGTatttatctacattttataGTCCTACAAGCTTCACCAGTGCCTTTTTAACCCTTAGAATGACTTCATCCCTCTTGAAGATcttgcatccaactaccctagaatttttaaataacttCACAAGTTTCACTATAATCTCTTCATCTCCTAGAGTAATCATTTATGTCCTCTTGAAGATCATCTTGTCGTCAATTATCCTTGGATTCTTAAGTGATCCACCAGGTCGTACCATACCTTCTTCAACCTCGAAATATCATATGTACTCTTGAACATTTCCTTACCCTCAATTAGAGTGTAACACACAAGGTCTTCATAGTCAAACCACTTTGGTGCCAATGTTGGTTGTCTTCTTCTAATTTTACTAATGGAGGATCCCACCTAAGCTGAGTTTTCTCCATCAAAGTTTCTAGGTAGGTAAATCTACTATGTATTTCGTCTTGTAACCTACAAACCTTGCCAAAATGCTATGAAATAAACTCTAAATCATTGCGAGTTTCCAAAATTATTGCTAACGAGTTTCAACTCTTTtgggttgattttttttctttttaaaattaccctcaactttcaatacaaataatacatataacaaactagatgagtatatatattcttactttttcattatctcaattatactcttaaacaattttttctataataaagattgttgttggtgtcgttaaaaaattaagaatttagattatgtttttttgttatattgttggtgtgattgaaatagataatcatggttggtttgatttattattataatttgaaagcaaaaaagtatttataattttacttttaatcaaaatcaaattttcataaaaaaaaaatcgtcataatttttaaaca harbors:
- the LOC11430219 gene encoding receptor-like protein 9b translates to MTGLDLSSNNLSGSIPAEIGELREIIALNLSHNRLSGSIPESFSNLINIESLDLSNNNLSGKIPQNLNDLYSLAIFNVSYNKLSGKIPTTMQFANFDENNYRGNSDLCGSVLNISCNDTIFSTLETMQNQTAMDMESFYWGFAASYVTLVIGLAIIILWVNSHWCMAWFYYVDMCIFYCFSRCFKNAFH